The Lutibacter profundi genome includes a region encoding these proteins:
- a CDS encoding PD40 domain-containing protein translates to MRNPKNNCKTLFLILSILAFISCSHIIDNQLPNSNLITFGLPQKVAVIGYNNHIMEPFLSRDGTTLFFNNLNTPDVNTNLYYATKISNTSFEYKGEIAGVNTEYLEGVPTVSSAHKLYFVSERNYTTTLEMVYESDFFNGSVSNIQAVPNISKNQVGWVNFDVEISENGNYLYAVDGRYDEFGGPYEANLFLAEKINGIFQRSNNTSIFENINTTALEYAACISSDMLELYFTRVDTPLSNTSIPQIYMATRNSINEDFNTAYKINSITGFVEGPTISPDGQRIYYHKYENEQFVLYMVEKEE, encoded by the coding sequence ATGAGAAATCCTAAAAACAACTGTAAAACCCTATTCTTAATTTTAAGCATATTGGCGTTTATTAGCTGTAGTCATATAATTGATAATCAATTACCTAACTCTAATTTAATTACGTTTGGATTACCACAAAAAGTGGCTGTAATAGGATACAATAATCATATTATGGAGCCTTTCTTGTCGAGAGATGGTACAACCTTATTTTTTAATAATTTAAATACTCCTGATGTAAATACAAACTTATATTATGCTACAAAAATATCGAATACTTCCTTTGAATATAAAGGGGAAATTGCAGGAGTTAATACTGAATACTTAGAAGGTGTTCCAACGGTAAGTAGCGCTCATAAATTATATTTTGTTTCAGAAAGAAATTACACAACTACTCTTGAAATGGTGTATGAAAGTGATTTTTTTAATGGGTCGGTTTCTAATATACAAGCGGTGCCAAATATTTCAAAAAACCAAGTAGGATGGGTGAATTTTGATGTTGAAATTAGTGAAAATGGGAATTATCTGTATGCTGTAGATGGAAGGTATGATGAGTTTGGTGGACCCTATGAAGCTAATTTGTTTTTGGCTGAAAAAATCAATGGTATTTTCCAACGAAGCAACAATACATCTATTTTTGAAAATATAAACACAACTGCTTTAGAGTATGCTGCTTGTATTTCTTCAGATATGTTGGAATTGTACTTTACAAGAGTTGACACTCCTCTATCAAATACTTCAATACCTCAAATTTATATGGCTACAAGAAATTCTATCAATGAAGATTTTAATACTGCTTATAAAATTAACTCAATAACAGGGTTTGTTGAAGGACCAACTATTTCACCCGATGGACAACGAATCTATTATCATAAATACGAAAATGAACAATTTGTTTTGTACATGGTTGAGAAAGAAGAATAA
- a CDS encoding saccharopine dehydrogenase family protein, which translates to MHTIIVLGAGMVGRTIAIDLTKKHTVTLADFNQEALQSSKNKCNLLTTLQLDVTQKENLKQTLQPFDLVVCAVPGFLGFETLKTIIEAKKNVVDISFFPENSLELNDLAKQNNVTAIVDCGVAPGMDNIILGYYNEKLKLTDFQCLVGGLPKVKKWPFNYKAPFSPVDVIEEYTRPARYVENGNVIVKEALSDCEFVDIEGVGTLESFNSDGLRSIIFTMPHIKNMKEKTLRYPGHVEYIKVFKESGFFNEKKINFNGVEVSPLAFTSKILFNEWKLGETEDELTVMRVTVKGENNKGEVKEITYNLLDRYCAKTKTSSMARCTGYTAAAAANLFLEGLFKEKGVFPPELVGKYEACFYYFLNYLEDRNVIYTLEES; encoded by the coding sequence ATGCATACCATTATTGTACTTGGAGCTGGCATGGTTGGAAGAACTATTGCTATTGATTTAACTAAAAAACATACTGTAACTTTAGCAGATTTTAACCAAGAAGCACTTCAATCTTCAAAAAATAAATGTAATTTGCTTACCACTTTACAATTAGATGTAACCCAAAAAGAAAATCTTAAACAAACACTTCAACCTTTTGATTTGGTAGTTTGTGCAGTACCTGGTTTTTTAGGGTTTGAAACCTTAAAAACCATTATTGAAGCGAAAAAAAATGTAGTTGATATTTCCTTTTTCCCAGAAAACTCATTAGAATTAAATGATTTAGCCAAACAAAATAATGTTACTGCAATTGTAGATTGTGGAGTGGCTCCGGGAATGGATAATATTATTTTAGGGTATTATAATGAAAAATTAAAACTCACAGATTTTCAATGTTTAGTTGGCGGACTACCAAAAGTGAAAAAGTGGCCTTTCAATTACAAAGCTCCTTTTTCGCCCGTTGATGTTATTGAAGAATATACACGCCCAGCACGTTATGTAGAAAATGGAAATGTTATTGTAAAGGAAGCATTATCAGATTGTGAATTTGTGGATATTGAAGGTGTTGGCACCTTGGAATCTTTCAATTCTGATGGGTTACGTTCAATTATTTTTACCATGCCTCATATTAAAAATATGAAAGAAAAAACATTGCGATATCCTGGCCATGTTGAATATATAAAAGTGTTCAAAGAAAGTGGTTTCTTTAATGAAAAAAAAATCAATTTTAATGGTGTCGAAGTTTCTCCATTAGCGTTTACTTCCAAAATTCTATTTAACGAGTGGAAGTTGGGTGAAACAGAAGATGAACTTACCGTTATGAGAGTTACTGTAAAAGGTGAAAATAACAAAGGTGAAGTTAAGGAAATAACTTATAATTTATTAGATAGATATTGTGCGAAAACCAAAACTTCATCTATGGCACGGTGTACAGGTTATACAGCAGCAGCAGCAGCAAATCTATTTTTAGAAGGATTATTTAAAGAAAAAGGTGTTTTTCCTCCAGAATTAGTTGGTAAATACGAAGCGTGTTTTTACTATTTTTTAAATTATTTAGAAGATAGAAATGTAATTTATACATTAGAAGAATCATAA
- the dinB gene encoding DNA polymerase IV, with translation MGVSINDKKIIHVDMDAFFASVEQLDNPKLKGKPIAVGGGGERGVVAAASYEARKFNVRSAMSGKQAKKNCPHLIFVKPRFERYKEISQKIRAIFYDYTDLVEPLSLDEAYLDVTENKKGNPSASLIAKEIRTRIFKELGLNASAGISNSKFVAKIASDINKPNGQKTIPPEDVISFLEELPIEKFFGIGKVTASKMYNLGIFNGKNLKDKSEEFLKQHFKNSGTHYYNIVRGIHHSEVKPNRIRKSVAAEHTFAKNLTSEIFMLKKLDKISEELEQRLIRSKVSGKTITLKIKYSDFKTQTRSKILPYFVKNKAILFETVKELLFQEKILNSVRLLGISVTNLNIHSKKTEKIIDIQLKFEF, from the coding sequence ATGGGTGTAAGCATAAATGATAAAAAAATTATTCATGTAGATATGGATGCGTTTTTTGCATCGGTGGAACAGCTTGATAATCCCAAATTGAAAGGCAAACCAATTGCGGTTGGAGGTGGTGGCGAACGAGGAGTTGTAGCGGCCGCCAGCTATGAAGCACGCAAATTTAATGTTCGTTCAGCTATGAGCGGCAAACAAGCTAAAAAAAATTGTCCGCATTTAATTTTTGTAAAACCTAGATTTGAACGGTATAAAGAAATCTCTCAAAAAATTAGAGCTATTTTTTATGATTATACCGACTTGGTAGAGCCTTTATCTTTAGATGAAGCCTATTTAGATGTAACGGAAAATAAAAAAGGAAATCCGTCAGCGAGTTTAATCGCTAAAGAAATTAGAACTAGAATTTTTAAAGAGTTGGGATTAAACGCTTCCGCAGGAATTTCAAATAGTAAATTTGTTGCTAAAATTGCTTCAGATATTAATAAACCAAACGGACAAAAAACAATTCCACCCGAAGATGTAATCTCTTTTTTAGAAGAATTACCTATTGAAAAATTCTTTGGAATAGGAAAAGTAACTGCTTCTAAAATGTACAATTTAGGTATTTTTAATGGCAAAAATTTAAAAGATAAAAGTGAAGAATTTTTAAAACAACATTTTAAAAACTCAGGAACGCATTATTACAATATTGTTCGTGGAATACATCATAGTGAAGTAAAACCAAACAGAATAAGAAAATCAGTAGCAGCTGAACATACTTTTGCAAAAAATTTAACTTCTGAAATATTTATGCTAAAAAAACTAGATAAAATTTCAGAAGAATTAGAGCAACGATTAATTCGTTCAAAAGTATCAGGAAAAACCATCACTTTAAAAATAAAATACAGCGATTTTAAAACACAAACTCGTAGTAAAATACTTCCTTATTTTGTAAAAAATAAAGCTATTTTATTTGAAACAGTTAAAGAATTATTGTTTCAAGAAAAAATATTGAACTCAGTACGTTTATTAGGTATTTCAGTTACTAACTTAAACATTCATTCTAAAAAAACAGAAAAAATAATTGATATTCAACTAAAATTTGAATTTTAA
- the gdhA gene encoding NADP-specific glutamate dehydrogenase has protein sequence MNVQEILTNLETKHPGEKEYLQAVHEVLESIETIYNENPQYESAKIIERLVEPDRILTFRVSWVDDEGNVQVNLGHRVQFNNAIGPYKGGIRLHPSVNLSILKFLGFEQIFKNALTTLPMGGGKGGSDFNPKGKSDAEIMRFCQAFMLELWRIIGPSTDVPAGDIGTGGREIGFMYGMYKKLQHENAGVLTGKGLNWGGSLIRPEATGYGATYFTNEMLKTQNDSFEGKTVCLSGFGNVTWGVALKVTELGGKVITISGPDGYVYDEKGLDEEKIDYLLALRASNNDIVSPYIEEFPEAKFIPGKKPWEVPCDIAMPSAIQNELNGDDAKQLVFNGVKYVIEVSNMGCTPDAIDIILKNKLPFAPGKAANAGGVGVSGLEMSQNAMKLNWTKDEVDAKLHQIMSSIHIACEKYGTEDDGYVNYVKGANIAGFIKVADAMLDQGIV, from the coding sequence ATGAATGTACAAGAGATATTAACAAACTTGGAAACGAAGCATCCGGGTGAAAAAGAATACTTACAAGCAGTGCATGAAGTATTAGAGTCTATTGAAACAATTTACAATGAAAACCCACAATATGAATCGGCAAAAATAATTGAGAGATTGGTTGAACCTGACCGTATTTTAACTTTTAGAGTTTCATGGGTAGATGATGAAGGAAATGTTCAAGTTAATTTAGGGCATAGAGTTCAATTTAACAATGCAATTGGACCATATAAAGGTGGAATTAGATTACACCCAAGTGTAAATTTAAGTATTTTAAAGTTTTTAGGATTTGAACAAATTTTTAAAAATGCACTAACAACATTACCTATGGGAGGCGGGAAAGGTGGTTCAGATTTTAATCCGAAAGGAAAATCAGATGCTGAAATTATGCGTTTTTGTCAGGCATTTATGCTAGAATTATGGCGTATTATTGGTCCAAGTACTGATGTTCCCGCAGGAGATATAGGTACAGGAGGTAGAGAAATAGGTTTTATGTATGGAATGTATAAAAAACTACAACATGAAAATGCAGGAGTTTTAACAGGAAAAGGATTAAATTGGGGAGGTAGTTTAATAAGGCCTGAAGCAACAGGTTATGGAGCTACTTACTTTACTAATGAAATGCTAAAAACTCAAAATGATTCTTTTGAAGGAAAAACCGTTTGCCTTTCTGGATTTGGAAATGTTACTTGGGGTGTTGCCCTAAAAGTTACTGAATTAGGCGGTAAGGTAATTACAATTTCTGGCCCTGATGGTTATGTGTACGATGAAAAAGGATTAGATGAAGAAAAAATAGATTATTTACTAGCTTTAAGAGCTTCAAATAATGATATTGTTTCGCCATATATTGAAGAATTCCCAGAAGCTAAATTTATTCCAGGGAAAAAACCTTGGGAAGTACCTTGTGATATTGCAATGCCTTCAGCAATTCAAAATGAATTAAATGGAGATGATGCAAAACAATTAGTATTTAATGGTGTAAAATATGTTATTGAAGTATCTAATATGGGTTGTACACCTGATGCTATTGATATAATCCTTAAAAATAAATTACCATTTGCTCCTGGTAAGGCTGCAAATGCAGGAGGAGTTGGAGTTTCTGGATTAGAAATGTCCCAAAATGCTATGAAACTTAATTGGACGAAAGATGAAGTTGATGCAAAATTACATCAAATAATGTCTTCAATACATATTGCTTGTGAAAAATACGGAACAGAAGATGATGGTTATGTTAATTATGTAAAAGGTGCAAATATTGCAGGTTTTATTAAGGTTGCAGACGCAATGTTAGATCAAGGAATCGTTTAA